From the Lactuca sativa cultivar Salinas chromosome 9, Lsat_Salinas_v11, whole genome shotgun sequence genome, the window TGAAACGCCCAAGGTTGGTGTATACCTTTTTAGTTGTATCTTGAAGAGGTATGGGAAAGCAAAGATTGGGCCAACTTACAAGTCCTGCTACGAGTACATCCAATTAATGTTGCTTGCCATCTATAGACATTATCACTAGAGAAAAGTTGATTAAATTAAATGGTTCTATAAGTACTTGAAAGTAGAAAGCTTTTCTGCAAGAAATTTGGTCAAAAATGTATCAAGTTTCTTGATTGTGCAACCATTTGAGTAACCACATCAAGAAAGATAACCACTTGCCTGTACTTGTTCTCATTTGGGCGTTTCGCCAACTATCCAATAAAAAGATTACACGTGTCTTTGTTTTAAAGTTTTTTCTAAATACTTTTTCAACCTTTTACATTAAATCTTTAAAACCAGGCTAAAGCTATACATGACAAAAACCCCATCCGGAAGTACCATTTCTTGATGAAACGTAATGATTTCGTTTGTTttatctagttttttttttctatttaaataaatTTCATCTAAAATTTCCTCCATACTGCAATAATGACTCCCTTTGACCATTATCAGTGTGGCCCTTTTTGGTCTTAGTTTTGTCAAAGCGCGCTTTACGAACAGCATGTTGAATTTGTCTTTCGTGTTCTTTAAGCATTTCATCCATATTTCCACCAGGAGGAACTAATGGGCCAGAATAATGGATCCGGTTTTTCTTCGGGGCATAACCCTGTCAATGATAATAATCATATCAATTCATTAGTATGAAGCCCAATTGATCATCTATAACAAGCTTATAACATTTCTTTTTCTGTCTATGATTTACATTACAAGGAAGAAGAGCAAAtaaatatcagcttctaattgTGATATCAAACAGTCTGAATTTGACTCTGACAGAGTCACAATCTATATTGAAAATAGGTTTTACATACCTTCCCGGGTGGATGTTCATGCTTCTTGTAAGAACAATTAGGGGCATCCATTTGGTGAGATGATTCCACGTCAGCATCATTTAATTGGTGATACTTTCCATTTGGACGATCTTCGGGCCAATGTGAACTATTACCTTTACTATGGTCCAACCGTGAACTACCATGCCAAGCTAACGAATTTGAAAACTTGGACAATTGGGCCCCACGTTTGTAGTGTTGGGCCGAATCAAGCCCAACTTGAAGAGGTTCATCGGACTTTTCTAGGCCTTCGGGTTGCTTTGAATTTGATCGATTGTTGTAGATGCCATATTGTAATGAGCCTGCAGACTCGGTATCTTCTTCATGGTTGAATTTCTCACTGCTACTTTTAGGGTTTTGTTGTTCTAGTCGCTTCTGAAAAGCATCAAacataatcatcatcatcatcatcatcatcactctacGTTTAGGGTTTAGCAcaatttttacttttttatttttgcTAATCACCACCAAAAACAGGGTGGTCTTTATCCCATTTGACCAACTTTTCAAACTTATCACAAAATGACCACTTATTTCACAAATGGATTTCGTTAAATACCTTTTTTTGCCAAATTGTTTTTTCAGTGGTCCCCACTACATTTTTCACGAAAATGATGtcattttcacaaaataaaaaaagatTTGCGGATCTTTTTGAAGATTTTTTGTTGTGGGGACCACTGATAAAGCAATTTTGCACAATAAAGTTATTTCACAAAAGACATTTTGTGATACAATTTGAAAAGTTGGTCGTTTTGTGATATGAACTTCtccctttttggtcattttagtgatTAGCCCATTTTATTtttgggttaaatgcaagaaatagctaCTTACTTTCATTTCTTACTATAGGAttgtaattttaaattttttacccAAATAACAATGTCCTCAAAATACAAAGATATTTTCATTACTATAATTGGATAGACTTTAAGAAGTATATTATCCTAATAAAAaattagccatatatatatatatatatatatatatatatatatatatatatatatatatatatatatatatatttgaaattttAAGAGAGAAAACAAAATACCCGTATGGATGCATGCAATTCTGCATTAGCATCGGGTGCTGGCTGAGCTCTTGATTCTCTTGTACCATTTCTTAATGGTTCCACTCCACGTGGTTTTCCACCACTTGCTTTACTCCTGCCATCACAATAAAGAAAAATGAGTATAACATATCATGTGTgtgaaaaagacgtaaatgccctcctcctcctcctcctcatatCATATATCCTGCAAACAAAAGCAAGAAAATTTACCTTCTCATTTCATCATCCCGCATTTTGGCATCAAACTCCTTACTTGGTGGGTACTTGGGCAAACTTGAAGGGTGGCAAGGTAAAGGCTTTGTTGTGAAGAACTGTATTAAATACTCAAATGGTAAGTAAGTACATACaccacagtttttttttttttttgacttaatgAGCTTAATGGGTTGATCACTTAATCTAGACAAAACTATAcaatgttgtttcttttttactcttaatgggttaagtgacaGACATCATTACCCATTCATACAGAATAGAGCTTAAGTGTACCTCACTATGAAGTGCAGAAGAAGAAGATCCTCGGTTATGAGGTTCAACTGCAAGGAGAGAATCCAAAAGCATTAAAGCAGATGGAGGGAAATCCTTGAATGTCTCACCCACACACCGTTTGTAAGGCTGTTGTGGTTTAAAAATAGTGGCATGAGGCAACTTTGATTTTCTCCAGTACTCTTCAGATGGCGAACCACAAAGTTTAAAAATTTTGTGTAGTTGCTCCACCTGCGAATAATTATTAATACAAatgattaaaaagaaaaatatgaaatagagggcaaaatagtcattctACATGCATTTAATCACGGTGTCGGTTTTAATGACTAAAAAGGTGAAAAAAATCATACAACAGGGATTAGACTTGAAGTATATGTTTAACCCAATAAAAAAAACCTAGCTTAATACATACAGACATTATTTGTTACATTTTTGCCTTTCTATCCGCTAACCATTCCTTATGGATTCGGACTTGAAGCATATGGTTAGACATTTGGAgctttgatttatttaaaaaagaatactcataaaataaaaactaattgtAAACCTATACTTTCACATGTAAGAATACTACATATGAGATTTACAGTTTTGATTAGGTTCAAATTTGTGAAATTGGTTCAGATTTTTATTACATTTTTGTTTAGGGCCTTAGGTGTACATTTACATTTTCAAGTTGATTAGGTACAGATTTGGGAAATTGGTTAAGGTTTTCTGTTACATTTTTTAGCTTTAGGTTTACATATTTGATTTGATGAGGTTTGGATTATACAACATTACATTCAGCCACTTTATCCATACAAGACTTAATGGTTTATATAAAGTACCTCTGTTCTTCCAGGCATTATAGGCTTGCCAGCAAAAAGTTCAGCAAGGATGCAACCAGCACTCCACAAATCAACAGCTACTCCATAATCAGTAGCACCTAATAAAAGCTCAGGAGGCCGATACCACAAAGTAACAACTCTACTTGTTAAAGGTTGCCTTTGATTTGTGCTAAAAATAGTTGCTAGACCAAAATCCCCAATTTTTAAATTCCCATTATTGTCAATCAAAAGATTTGAGCCCTTGATGTCACGATGTAGGATTCCACGATTGTGGCAATGTTCTAGCCCACAAAGTAATTGTTTCATATAACATTTTATCTGCAAGTCAAATACAATAAATCCATATTAGAAGATAGAAGTTATGTGTTATTAGAAACAATTCTTCTATTCAATAAACAAGATGATTGCCTAAAAGAAAGAGATATACCTGTGATTCGGTAAACTTAATCATAGGAGATGCTGCAAGTCCAGCAAGATCATGCTCCATGtaatcaaatacaagatacaaatTCCCAGAAACCCTAGATGTCAGTAAGCCTTCAAGCTTCATCACATTTGGATGGTCTAACCTACGAAGAACAATAATCTCTCTTGCCATAAACCTAACACTTTCTGGATCCATCTTAGTGAACCTTACCTTCTTTAAAGCAACAATCTTTCCAGTTTCAAGGTCTCGAGCTCTGTACACACTGCTGTAAGTCCCCTGTCCAATCTGCATCCAAATGtacacaatttatataaaatctaACAGTTTCACTTTAAAATATAAGCAAAAGAAGGGCAGACCTTGTCTAATTTCTCAAATGAGTCTGCTCTTCTGGGCAACCATCCTTTAATGGCTTCCCCTGCAACAGCAGTGAGCCAAGAAGGCCAACCAGCAGCTTCTTGAGCACCATCAAATCCATTGGCAACGCTAAATGTTCTACAGATTTCAGGCTGGTGGTGTATCTCTCCGTTTCCCTTGGTTTCAGTTTTTGCAGGTTTTTGAGATAGTTGCACAAGCGGTTGCACTTGCACCACAGGTTGCTGCTCATAAACCACACTCTTTCTCTCCCCTTCATCCCATGGTGTTTGCCCTGAACTTGCTGTGTTTTCTCTGTTACCCTCTGAAATTAGCCTAGCAGTAGCTTCATTGCTGCCATTATCAACCTCCACTGCAACTTCATCCCTTCTTGAAGAACCGAGGAAACGttttgatgatctctttgattccTTCTCTGAATACTCATTTGCTGATATTCCTTTCGAGCACATACACCCCATAACTGTTTCCAGATATGAAGTTTTACAATCCAATATATATCATCTAATCCAGCGATCCAATCAATTTGATCCTCAATATAAACGTTATTGATAGCTTGAAACCCCAACTTCCTAATTGCATTATGAACCTTCGATATAAAATAAACTGGAATGTCTACCCATGTaatcaaaaccctaaattcgcCAAATCGCACTAATAATTATGAACCCAAAACGATTCAAGATCCCTAATTAGAATATACAAACCTACCCCGGTGATGAAAAACAGAAACTCAATAAAGAGAGAGACCCAGATCGGAGTGTTGAAGAATTGTTGAAATTCAGATGAATGTGAAAAATTATTATCTTGCTTAAGTCAATTGAATGGGTCAAAACTCAACAACTCGattattttatagttttatgATGAGACGAATGAAATGGGGTGCTTGAGAATGACGACGAGTGAGGTGTGAGAAGGAATGGAGAGAGAAATTTTCGGATCTATGTGAAAGAGCGTTGGAATGCGAGGGATCGATTGATACGTAGCAGTGTCTGAGGGATGGAAGGAAGCTCGAATGGTTTTGAGTTTTGACTCGTGAAGATGAAGGCAGAAGGCAGAAGGCAGAAGGCAGGAAGGGAAGAGGGAATCTCTGACGACACATGGCATATTTTCTGTCATTTTCTTAACCTATATATCCATGTGGGTCCCATTTTGTCCTCAAGGATCCAAGGACAAAAGAATACTCCATTCTTAAATAATTCATGACACCTTATGTTAAAACTTAACAAAAATATAATACTTTTTTGCTTTGTGTTAACGTTTTTATTGATTGATAGCCCATTATTTAGATTATAATTTATGTGGAAACTAGGTTggattataatatttatttaagcCCATCAAACTGTAGGTATTGGGCTATCGGCTCTTATTAGGGCTTACACCGTTGGAAAAAAAAATAGATAATGGGATTTATTTATACTTTAGATCTAAAAATATTTCAATTTGTACGGAATCAAAAAAACTTTAATGGGTTTGGTCCCTAAAAAGTTGTAAGGACcgttatattattttaatttatttttttgtatttttttatttttattttaatattttattaattaaaaaacatgCTCACCCAACCCAATAGTTGTGTCCTCTCCCCTTCTCCTTCACTTTCTTTTGCCTATGTATGCCCTTTTTTCTCAAAATCGATCCAACTCTTTTATGCCTCTTTTTCATCGAGGAAGCTATAAACACAATGTTTGATATAAAAGTAATGTGTTCATGCTTGAGATATGATTATCGAATGGTATGTAGAACCGATTTTTTTTGATGGATTGGTTGTAAGACAATGATATTGTTTTGTTTTGATCAACATTAATTTTCGATAAATTGTTAATTTTATCTAGTTCTAATTTCGATCTTATTTTGAGTTTTATAGGTTAGCAAATTATAGAAAATGATGGTCCAATGTTGTTTCATTGAAGAAGATGCCTTGAGATTTCGATGTGCACGCTAATTTCGATGTGAAGTATTATCGAAAGAAGTTCTTGATGGTTTTCGATCTCGAATCAAATTTCGATGGTACAATTATGTGATTTAATTTTAATGGGTTAAATGATGGAGAGATTTCGATTGAGATGGTGCTTTGATCTTGAGATGCTTCAAGACATTCGTTTCGTTTCAATTCAAAGTGTAGATGATCGAAATGGATTTTCAAATTAATGAAGAGATTACATGCTTCATGTTGTTGCTTTCGATTCGTGGTTAAACGTGTGACATCCGTTTTCAGGTATGAATCTTTTAGCATTTAATTATTTCAAGTTTGATGTTTGGGGATTTATGACTGATTGTGGTGTAGTGGTAGAGACCCGGCACGGTACGACCACATCATTTAAGTCGCGATGCAATCAGGTGTTGGTTGTGGTGTGGTGGCGGCTGGGCTCAAAACCCTATACCTCTGGCATTGAGCCTTATTTAAGCAAACCTTATGATTAGGGTCTCGTTTCATTATAACGTCCCAAACTTCCAGGTCGGGTCACCACCAGATGAGAaacaaggataaggatatccagAAGATGACCTTTAGGGATCGTTATGTCCATTACGAATTCGTGGTGGtgcatttgggctcaccaatgcactgacaacgttcatggacctcacgaACCATGTGCGCATGTCGATGTTGGATCAGTCactgattgtgtttattgatgatattttggtttattctAAGATCGAGGAGCAGCACAGGATGCACTTGAAGGAGGTTCTTGAGACTTTAATAAGGAGAGGCTTATGTCAAactctctaagtgcgagtttagGTTGTGCGAGGTTCAATTTTTAGGGTACCTCGTCAATCAGGATGATATCTTAGTTGATACAGATAAAACTGAGGTTGTGATGTGATGGgaggttccaaggtctccatctgagattcaaagtTTCCTTGTGTTGTtcgggtattatcggaggtttatccaggatttctcaaaGATAGTGGTACCTTTGACTCAATTGACGAATAAGGCATTTGCTTTTcattgggggcctaagcagcagttGGCATTTGAGGATATGAGGCAAAAGTTATGTGAGGCATCGGTTTTGACCCTTCCCGAGGGTGATGAAGATTATACgatgtaacaccccgactcccaaCTTGGAAGGtgattttcaagaagaagacttGAAGTATAAGAGGAGTGGTGCAAGAAAAGCTAGTGGATCTGACCCTTCTGCTTATTGGCATCAGTTTGAAGGCAGTGGAGTACGTGGCAGTGATttgagagtttgagcttatcgcTTCAGTTcgacagttgtgaggtgagttttcctcactatagcaagggtctaaggcaccaaggttgacccttttggattgttatcctgatatgttatatgcttgagTATTGTataatctgttagatcagtatcctggtagataggatggtatatgttgttatgatccgttatatcagtatcctagtagataagatgttatatgttgctatgatccgttagatcagaatcctggtagataggatgttactatgatgttatgatatgttagatcagttTGTCTGTCTatagattgttatgtgattagccgatatatgtacacatgtttgATTAGtagttgaggcttatctgctttgtgcgaaagccaatagacttgggcattccaacccgattgtTGTAggtcgtgagtattccatcccaaggatgattggactcgtagtatgtgggcattccaacctgttggttgtgggcctggggtattccatcccgaggatgattggacccatagtatgttggcattccaaccggatggttgagggactggggtattccaacccgatggttgactagacccatagtatgttgtctgtgattatatgtatattgttgcgtgtatgggtattttgggggaacttactaagcttcgggcttatagttttagatttggtttcatgtacctcaaatgatcgcgggaaggcaaaggtgtgatcgtatagctcctcacatttatgactttgtttctggGATGCTCTAatattatactattttgaaaacaagttttgcaatgattaatggttttgaaatattttgaaaaagtttaaatttggcatgattttatgggtgttacgaGTTGGTACCAAAGTCTTGGTTTGAgtaaattggaggaacactcgtgtgaatccagtctgaaatcaaggaaagattttcaaaatggttttaaatggttttcaaaataagtaaatgaGGATGCAGAgtatacgatcagccggagccagtaagtagaccctaaaataccatgcaactatttgattatgtgatatgttagaacaacatccTAAtactaggctaaggatcttcaggaattacatgatagaattgccaGATTGTATGATGTcttatagcctagggttttccttatatgaaattgacatcattactgtggtttcttagtgtatgcatcacagcCATACATAATTAAGACCttatagcatgagaatgtttggttATCTTATTTCCAGTTCTTGACttatgaagggcttagggtaggatcaggtattcgaaagtttatagggtccagcgttatatatgactagcatacactagtgttgtagggttggtggaagtttcatggatgggtgggttgcgTGAGGCCGGTAGGTCAGTTATGAGatagttagccttcctctaggggtGAGGATTGAGCGACCACcatgtatatgtatattgttagggtgttgtggtgatacttgagacaaatataggtaggtgtggaagatagtatgggcccGTTGTTAGATGCATTTCATCCATTTTGTAGTTTTACTCCATGAAAGTGCATTAcatataggcttaaactcatgcattttgcatgtttttcgggatttttcatgtgGCAATTTCGTTCACACatttttgtgatatttcagggacttttggaggtTGGATATTGTTGGAGGAGGTAAATAAGAGTTGCAGACAAAATTTCGGGACTTGCGGAGCACCGAGGAAcaagatatcaaagaaatgaagattttgaCTTTACAGAGATACACAGCCGTGTAAATGGAAGTCTTGCGTTTACACGTCCGTGTAAATGTAGATTTCTGCGCAGTGTATTTTTGCGTTTACGCGGGCGCATAAACGACAATGTTAATTTACGCGGGTCGTGTAAACGTAAATTCAGGTTTTAAAGCAATTTTCACCATTCTTAAAGGGGGGCACCGATTTTTTTAAGAGGGAGTCGATTTTGGAAGGAGAGAAGGCGATTTTATGGAAGATTTTGGagttgattaacacttgggaacatttgatttcattttgtaagaactttaattcagtttctagatttgtgatcttgttctagtcatgGGTGGCTAGAACCCTATattctccaactttatgtcttgacttctagttgtgatttcaatcatacgacttgatgtttgctttcaattttctatccagtgaatttgattttgtttcaattgaatgtttgattctaattgtgattcttattggccatttgaattagggttagatcattcaagttatctaattgcaaaatccgtaattgttttgtaaattggACTAGGTAATAAGCATTAAactgatttctattgaatgaatttagagtaaatcttattcacacattcttatgctcccgggcttatgaggagtattgagtgttgttgggaacattcacataaagtttaatgcaatctttcaacctaattctaagagcttgtttagattagattggtaaggttaggattaatcaaagatcTTATTTTAGTTAatcaatgtggtgaatgggaggtGCTAGAGCTTGTTAGCATTTCCAAGTACCAATTTAGATAGAAttgaagaaatataatttcatccttggaatcacattgataatttgtcttgcatggagttggagtccttacaagtCTTGAATATACTTCATTTAATCAATCATTTATGTATTGCTTTATTCTATTGTTTAAATCATTGCTTATAAATTTCCCCTTTTTTGTGACCATTTTTGTACCTTACGCAAAAAAGGTATAAGCACTTGTCCCGTGTCTCAGTGGATCAACCCTtcttaccttgtattacatttttagtgcaaagtaacagtgttttggagtcattttgcacccctttatttgttaggtttgacacgcctaacaaattggTGCCATTGTCGGGGACACGGTTGTTAGgagtgtcaaacccaacaaatgatATGGGTACAACTAactccaaatacactgctttaatgcattaaaaagtagtacaaggcaagcagggtcgaaccacagagacatgggataaaagtctatacctctttgcgcaaggttATTTGGTTACAAAGGGTGATTTGTTTGCAAACGtcaaataatgaaaataacaatcaactttgaaacatgcagaaaatgaaatagatttgtaaacaagtTGTAAAAGTGCTTCCAGAGTTCTCAATGTTGTCATttaacttgattatgacttgatgtaatttgtgattgttattctaagttggtactaaaagatattaacacgctctaatacctatcgcttgccaaattatctagccaaaacacgctctttgactagacctagctttactaattcaacctaaacacgctcttagattatattgaaaaattgcattaatttttgtacaagcttcccaacaatgtccatttcttctcatacgctcggaagtgtgaaaaaatatgataaatgttCTACAATAAGAAAACATATTGCTTGCTACCAATCATTAACTTTgtagaacgattaggtgccctaaaagttaattaactacacaaaaattcaattcatgaaagtagccaatcaaacacaaatcaaatttaaggattctagtttaaacaaaaacataatcactagaatagaatcacaaatcaaacatcaaatcacatgtttcaagtcaagcaatcaacatgttttgaacaagaactagaaactagggtttcttagccacacatggctaagaacaaatcaaacaagtataaagatggaattggaatgtttaatccttacaaaaatgaaatcaaaagtgTTTTCAATGATTAAGCATTCTCAAAAGCTCCAAATTTTTTCCTAGAATAGCCCAAGATCGCCCTAAACTGCTCCAAAAACCGTTCTCTGTGAAATGGCGACATCTTACTTGTTTTATTAATGTCCACGTGCTTTCCATAAGGCCATGTgtttttagcatggccatgccttttgcccatatgtttttggcatggccatttgtcttgaccatgtATTTTTAGCATGGCCCATTCTTTTTGCTAAAAGTCCAATAAGTCTCCACTACTGGCTCCATCTTCAGTCTAGCTTCACCATGAGTCATGTTGCTCTAAATATAAGATGAGAAAAGACAAACACGACCCGTGTCGGTGTGACATGAACCATGCTTCAAATGTAGTCCTTTGCTATGATAATAATGCACAATGACTCGGGTTCCGTCTTTTTATTCTCTTCCATTGCATGACCGGTTCATCTTCTCTTCATGCTCCAAAGCTCCATGCTCCATGCATCCAAGCTCCATgctccataatgcctgcaaaataaatccaaaataagAAGTACCAGACATTCTTAAAGAAATATGCAATTGCCCTAATAattaactaaatgcaagaattatgaagtagaatgctatgaaaggatggaaataaacatgcaaaataggtgcataaaatgcacctatcaaacctccccaagcttagacctttcttgtcctcaagataGAACAAAATTAAGAATCACCTTAGAGAAGACGATAGGCGACTAAAAAGAAACTAAGATGAAAAGAATGGAAGGAACGAAAAGGTCTAAATGGAATTAAGAGTGAATGCATGCAATAAAAGAAACACTAATGaaaataaaatatgtataaaaagatttttttttcaaacattaatGCAATAAACAAAACCAAACGAACAGATTCAATCGAATTAACTTCATTATGTCATATAGTCGAAGATGTACCTGTCGTGCCTTAAGATAACTTGGCATTAACCCCACAAAGATATATAACATTTAAAACAAGATTTTTAGCCACTCCCTAACACAactcaacaaaatcaaaagttaaaaCACTTGTTCACTTTTATAGGTATTGGGTTAGCACATGAAACAAATTATGGTCTTCTCTCGTGAAAACATGTGATGCAAAATATGGTCAATCATTTTCATTTTACAAAACATGACAATGATCGACTCCAACTATTTGTTGactaacaacaatctttttctaaaaaatattttctaaaaattccgTAATATTTACCTAAATTGGTTACATGTTTCAAACCATTTACACCAGTCAAAGTAGTTTACAGTGAGTCCCAATGTCATAAGTTCAAGTCAAAGTCCAAAGGAATCTTTTGGCAGCCAAGCATTTTTACtaaaca encodes:
- the LOC111878988 gene encoding probable serine/threonine-protein kinase At1g54610; this encodes MGCMCSKGISANEYSEKESKRSSKRFLGSSRRDEVAVEVDNGSNEATARLISEGNRENTASSGQTPWDEGERKSVVYEQQPVVQVQPLVQLSQKPAKTETKGNGEIHHQPEICRTFSVANGFDGAQEAAGWPSWLTAVAGEAIKGWLPRRADSFEKLDKIGQGTYSSVYRARDLETGKIVALKKVRFTKMDPESVRFMAREIIVLRRLDHPNVMKLEGLLTSRVSGNLYLVFDYMEHDLAGLAASPMIKFTESQIKCYMKQLLCGLEHCHNRGILHRDIKGSNLLIDNNGNLKIGDFGLATIFSTNQRQPLTSRVVTLWYRPPELLLGATDYGVAVDLWSAGCILAELFAGKPIMPGRTEVEQLHKIFKLCGSPSEEYWRKSKLPHATIFKPQQPYKRCVGETFKDFPPSALMLLDSLLAVEPHNRGSSSSALHSEFFTTKPLPCHPSSLPKYPPSKEFDAKMRDDEMRRSKASGGKPRGVEPLRNGTRESRAQPAPDANAELHASIRKRLEQQNPKSSSEKFNHEEDTESAGSLQYGIYNNRSNSKQPEGLEKSDEPLQVGLDSAQHYKRGAQLSKFSNSLAWHGSSRLDHSKGNSSHWPEDRPNGKYHQLNDADVESSHQMDAPNCSYKKHEHPPGKGYAPKKNRIHYSGPLVPPGGNMDEMLKEHERQIQHAVRKARFDKTKTKKGHTDNGQRESLLQYGGNFR